In Jejubacter calystegiae, the following are encoded in one genomic region:
- the tcuA gene encoding FAD-dependent tricarballylate dehydrogenase TcuA gives MFDVLVIGGGNAALCAALTAREAGASVLLLEAAPKAWRGGNSQHTRNLRCMHDAPQDVLVESYPEQEFWEDLLRVTGGETNETLARLTIRTSSHCRDWMRRHGVHFQPPLSGALHVARTNAFFMGGGKALVNAYYRSAERLGVTIRYETPVDLLELEAGRFVAAWSGNERIAARSCVLACGGFESNRAWLREAWGQNERGEWPADNFLIRGTRFNQGTLLKFMMEAGADIIGDPSQSHCVAIDARAPLYDGGICTRVDCVSLGVVVNRDSQRFYDEGEDFWPKRYAIWGRLVAQQPGQIAWSIIDSRAPGHFMPPVFPGACAQSLPALAEQLGLDPAALSATITDYNRACQPGQFDHTRLDNCHTRGLTPVKSHWARPIDQPPFYGYALRPGITFTYLGLRVNEQAAVHFAGIPSSNLFAAGEMMAGNVLGKGYTAGVGMSIGTTFGRIAGEQAARAARQKESHHATA, from the coding sequence ATGTTTGATGTGCTTGTGATTGGCGGCGGCAACGCGGCGCTGTGCGCGGCCCTGACGGCCAGAGAGGCCGGGGCGTCGGTGCTGCTGCTGGAAGCCGCCCCCAAAGCCTGGCGCGGCGGTAATTCGCAACATACCCGCAATCTGCGCTGTATGCATGACGCCCCCCAGGACGTTCTGGTAGAAAGTTATCCGGAACAGGAGTTCTGGGAAGATCTGCTGCGGGTCACCGGTGGTGAAACCAATGAAACCCTGGCGCGTCTGACCATCCGCACTTCGTCGCACTGTCGCGACTGGATGCGGCGCCACGGCGTCCATTTTCAGCCGCCACTTTCCGGCGCTCTGCACGTGGCGCGCACCAACGCCTTTTTTATGGGCGGCGGTAAGGCGCTGGTCAACGCTTATTACCGCAGCGCGGAGCGGCTGGGCGTGACTATCCGCTATGAAACGCCGGTGGACTTACTGGAGCTGGAAGCAGGGCGCTTTGTCGCGGCCTGGTCAGGCAATGAGCGGATTGCCGCCCGATCCTGCGTGCTGGCCTGCGGCGGTTTCGAATCCAACCGGGCATGGCTGCGGGAAGCCTGGGGCCAGAACGAACGGGGCGAATGGCCTGCCGACAACTTTCTGATTCGCGGCACCCGCTTTAATCAGGGAACGCTGCTGAAATTTATGATGGAGGCCGGGGCCGATATTATCGGCGATCCCTCTCAGTCACACTGTGTGGCTATTGATGCCCGGGCGCCGCTCTATGACGGCGGTATCTGCACCCGGGTGGACTGCGTATCGCTTGGCGTAGTGGTAAACCGCGACAGTCAGCGCTTCTACGATGAAGGGGAGGACTTCTGGCCCAAACGCTACGCCATCTGGGGACGACTGGTGGCACAGCAGCCGGGGCAGATAGCCTGGTCGATTATTGATTCCCGGGCCCCCGGCCACTTTATGCCGCCGGTGTTCCCCGGCGCCTGCGCGCAAAGTCTGCCTGCGCTGGCCGAACAACTGGGGCTCGATCCCGCCGCCCTGAGCGCCACCATTACCGATTACAACCGCGCCTGCCAGCCGGGCCAGTTCGACCATACCCGGCTCGATAACTGCCATACCCGGGGGCTGACGCCCGTCAAAAGCCACTGGGCCCGGCCCATCGACCAGCCGCCGTTTTACGGTTACGCGCTGCGACCGGGCATTACCTTCACCTACCTGGGGTTGAGGGTCAATGAACAGGCCGCGGTGCATTTCGCGGGCATTCCCAGCAGCAACCTGTTCGCGGCCGGGGAGATGATGGCCGGCAACGTGCTGGGTAAGGGCTATACCGCCGGGGTGGGCATGTCTATTGGCACCACCTTTGGCCGCATTGCCGGAGAACAGGCGGCCCGGGCCGCGCGCCAGAAGGAGTCTCACCATGCAACAGCTTAA
- a CDS encoding TIM barrel protein produces MNIDIQRFCVNRKIAPGMGIAPFFQLVSQLGLNKVELRNDMSGGSVTDDLSPRAVRELAQRYGIEILSINALYPFNCPDEALMARARALLETAKETGARALVLCPLNDGTPVAARQTIDALRQLAPLFAEYDVEGLVEPLGFPCSSLRSAREAAALIHEAGAPFRLLVDTFHHALWPDAERELATLDINRVGLVHLSGVEDPRPMEQLTDEQRIMLSDADRLNSAAQVRRLEELGYRGAYSFEPFSSVMESWSGQEIERQIRQGMALIQQACG; encoded by the coding sequence ATGAACATCGATATTCAGCGTTTCTGCGTTAACCGTAAGATTGCCCCCGGAATGGGGATTGCCCCCTTCTTTCAACTGGTCAGTCAGCTTGGATTGAATAAAGTCGAGCTGCGTAACGATATGTCTGGCGGTAGCGTGACTGACGACCTTTCACCCCGGGCGGTACGGGAACTGGCCCAACGCTACGGCATTGAGATTCTCTCCATTAACGCCCTCTACCCCTTTAACTGCCCCGATGAGGCGCTGATGGCGCGGGCAAGAGCGTTGCTGGAAACGGCAAAAGAGACCGGCGCCCGGGCCCTGGTGCTGTGTCCGTTAAATGATGGAACGCCGGTAGCGGCGCGCCAGACCATCGACGCCCTGCGCCAGCTTGCCCCTCTTTTTGCGGAATATGACGTGGAAGGTCTGGTGGAGCCGCTGGGCTTCCCCTGTAGTTCGTTGCGTTCAGCGCGCGAGGCTGCGGCACTGATTCATGAGGCGGGCGCTCCGTTCCGACTGCTGGTGGATACCTTCCACCACGCGCTGTGGCCCGATGCCGAACGCGAACTGGCAACGCTTGATATCAACCGGGTGGGACTGGTGCATCTGTCCGGGGTGGAGGATCCACGCCCGATGGAACAACTGACTGACGAACAGCGTATTATGCTGAGCGATGCCGACAGGCTGAACAGCGCCGCCCAGGTGCGGCGCCTTGAAGAACTGGGATATCGTGGCGCTTACTCCTTTGAACCCTTCTCTTCCGTTATGGAAAGCTGGTCCGGTCAGGAGATTGAGCGCCAGATTCGGCAGGGAATGGCGTTGATTCAGCAGGCCTGCGGTTGA
- a CDS encoding PaaI family thioesterase, protein MNPDALFWKVVNGQLPLSKAAMTLGWRFDRYDEAQGVVHVEYQAGSGLTNPLGNIQGGILSAMLDDCMGPAIYLDLPPGKVALTIESKTSFIHPAAPGVIRGEGWIEQRKGGICFTAGRLLNDSGHILATASATFRIGSLRWHGLTIPGPVADGIMKWKLRRIADS, encoded by the coding sequence ATGAACCCTGATGCACTGTTCTGGAAGGTGGTTAATGGGCAACTGCCGCTGTCAAAGGCTGCCATGACTCTGGGATGGCGCTTCGATCGTTACGATGAAGCACAGGGCGTGGTTCATGTTGAGTATCAGGCGGGCTCGGGGTTGACCAATCCGCTGGGCAATATTCAGGGTGGGATTTTGAGCGCGATGCTGGACGACTGTATGGGACCCGCGATTTATCTGGATCTGCCGCCCGGCAAGGTTGCGCTGACCATTGAATCAAAGACCAGTTTTATCCATCCGGCGGCACCGGGAGTGATCCGCGGCGAAGGCTGGATTGAACAGCGTAAGGGCGGTATCTGCTTTACCGCGGGACGCCTGCTGAATGACAGCGGCCATATTCTGGCTACCGCCAGCGCCACTTTCCGTATCGGCAGCCTGCGCTGGCATGGACTCACCATTCCAGGGCCGGTGGCGGACGGTATCATGAAATGGAAGCTGCGCCGCATCGCTGATTCCTGA
- a CDS encoding RHS repeat-associated core domain-containing protein — MHSSSHFDPQLGIDIHTYPVGPLPTPHIALVFDVFDYLPVLGTTVNVNGIKRASAGTGGLAVHIPVGGPWLPPLRLPGGPQLDDELFMGSQTVRADGEPFARITMPVLSCNFVGMIPPLRPKRLSKPKPLSLTMPLTTNLALPNKVIVGGPSTINVVALMMRAGLAGLGKGLKKFKKTPRYRKFMEQFQAFRRKLFKNMDPGFLKCKVLRAEPVDIRDGSVALEHRDFLLPGRLTLDWVRCYSSADVDEAGYCGYGWSTPADIHLARNGNDSLLLTRPGGMTLFAQIPEQPGRQHATPGLPDGGRLWWEQDEQQRRWIYEDNDGQRYHFDDAVSMPLAALADRNGNRWQFVRRQGQLVRLVEYVATGKTGREIHITTRRQRIEAMRLYDTDNDAYSPLTRYEYDADHQLAAEIDALGAVRRFDYQQRRMIRHEDRNGQAFHYAWDHDWRVIHAWGDGGLYDYHFVYHDLLNEVEVTDSFGHISHIRFDSSGLPVSEIDPLGGNTVFTYDELGRPLSVTHPDGRRHQWRYNELGLIGEEILPDGHRLSLIYNDLALQETLIDENGATWEMAYDPRGNLLLTRDPTGAARRYRYNEEGQMVELLSADGERTTLEYDRYGFPARIVSSQGPQCQLCHDLRGNLRLKRDGAGQKTRYEYDAKDRLTQMLSPGGERVTIEYDREDQPLCYQDEEGNQTRLRYNGTGMVTECLTADGERVAYHYDSEDQLTAVVNALDQSWQLRRDALGRVTEEVDYWGQTTRYQWDSTQHLLRRTDPLGHSLDYGYDRAGRLKEKRSGDRLLTQYRYDPSGQMTGCDNGWRQLAWRYDAAGRIVTEEQDGFIIRHHYNGNGQPVLRESDAGHRVAFGWNDAGQLSSITLNDDSPVTLTYDHAGRLNKEQLSAEVARQIEYDSDGRLTAWQTLQGELPLFSTGYRYDRQGNMTRRSDSQWGDDGYHYDAVGRLLAHTDPQVHIHRFIQDATGNRLTHKVHASPEDWYREGDYNDTHYLFDRAGNLRQRRYTDGSRQEFIWDESQQLIAVRQGDNVTHYAYDGLGRRVCKQTAQETRWFYWQGDALQAEVSAPGGPPLQPLALYDVAGRLKRQKAQAALFNNLREYVYYPGSFYPFALLTQQEGERNSYHYHCDPNGMPLRLTAGNGEIVWSQRCGVWGEPGEVYASQIDNPLRFQGQYFDAETGLHYNRYRYYCPQTGNYISQDPIGLLGGINTYQYGVNALSYIDPFGLDGVPSAKTHAKEYARKLMTELRQKKRSEKSIPVVVTAVVDRRTGRIFFGESGVRPDISNPVLLDAMPKDSLIPNGRPVNHCGEPDALNKALSERGARMQDMDVHSVETRTGKTKKPCKNCAVTTAGTFHR, encoded by the coding sequence ATGCACTCAAGCTCGCACTTTGATCCCCAGCTTGGGATAGACATTCACACCTATCCGGTTGGGCCATTGCCGACACCGCATATCGCGCTGGTATTTGACGTTTTTGATTATCTGCCGGTGCTGGGCACCACGGTTAACGTCAACGGTATTAAACGCGCCAGTGCGGGCACCGGCGGACTGGCGGTGCATATTCCCGTCGGCGGCCCGTGGCTGCCGCCACTGCGTTTACCTGGCGGGCCGCAGCTGGACGATGAACTGTTTATGGGAAGCCAGACGGTGCGGGCCGACGGCGAACCTTTTGCGCGCATCACGATGCCGGTGCTGAGCTGCAATTTTGTCGGCATGATACCGCCGTTGCGGCCAAAGAGACTCAGCAAACCGAAACCGCTATCGCTAACCATGCCGCTAACCACCAATCTGGCGCTGCCGAATAAGGTGATCGTCGGTGGGCCTTCCACCATTAATGTGGTGGCGCTGATGATGCGCGCGGGGTTAGCCGGTCTGGGTAAGGGGCTGAAAAAATTTAAAAAAACGCCGCGCTATCGCAAATTTATGGAACAGTTTCAGGCCTTTCGTCGCAAGCTGTTTAAGAATATGGATCCCGGTTTTTTGAAATGCAAAGTACTGCGGGCCGAGCCGGTAGATATTCGGGATGGCAGCGTGGCGCTGGAACATCGGGACTTCCTGTTGCCGGGGCGACTGACGTTGGATTGGGTGCGCTGCTACTCCTCGGCGGATGTTGATGAGGCAGGATATTGCGGCTACGGCTGGTCAACGCCCGCCGATATCCACCTAGCGCGTAATGGAAATGACAGCCTGTTGCTTACCCGCCCGGGAGGGATGACCCTTTTTGCACAGATCCCAGAACAGCCGGGCCGCCAGCATGCCACGCCGGGCCTGCCGGACGGCGGACGCCTGTGGTGGGAACAGGACGAACAACAGCGGCGCTGGATCTATGAAGATAACGACGGCCAGCGGTATCACTTTGACGATGCTGTCAGCATGCCGCTGGCCGCGCTGGCGGATCGCAACGGTAACCGCTGGCAGTTCGTGCGCAGGCAGGGGCAGTTAGTCCGACTGGTGGAGTATGTCGCTACGGGTAAGACCGGCCGTGAGATTCATATCACCACCCGGCGTCAGCGGATTGAGGCCATGCGGCTGTACGACACCGACAACGACGCTTATTCGCCGCTCACCCGCTATGAGTACGACGCAGACCATCAACTGGCGGCGGAAATTGATGCCCTGGGCGCCGTCCGGCGCTTCGACTACCAACAGCGACGCATGATCCGCCACGAAGATCGCAACGGCCAGGCTTTCCACTACGCCTGGGACCACGACTGGCGGGTGATTCACGCCTGGGGTGATGGCGGGCTGTATGACTATCACTTCGTATACCACGATCTGTTAAACGAAGTGGAAGTGACCGACTCATTCGGCCATATCAGTCATATCCGCTTTGACAGCAGCGGTTTACCAGTCAGCGAAATTGATCCGCTGGGGGGTAACACGGTCTTTACCTATGATGAACTGGGCCGCCCGCTCAGCGTCACGCATCCCGACGGCAGACGGCATCAGTGGCGTTATAACGAACTGGGGTTAATCGGGGAAGAGATCCTGCCCGATGGTCATCGCCTGAGCCTGATCTATAACGACCTGGCGCTCCAGGAGACTCTGATAGACGAGAATGGTGCCACCTGGGAAATGGCTTACGATCCACGCGGCAACCTGCTGTTAACCCGCGATCCCACTGGCGCTGCCAGACGCTATCGCTATAACGAAGAAGGCCAGATGGTCGAACTACTGTCCGCGGACGGCGAGCGAACCACGCTGGAGTACGATCGCTATGGCTTTCCGGCACGTATAGTCAGTAGTCAGGGACCCCAGTGCCAGTTATGCCACGACCTGCGCGGTAATTTGCGTCTGAAAAGAGATGGCGCTGGTCAAAAGACCCGCTATGAGTATGACGCCAAAGACAGGCTGACTCAGATGCTTTCGCCGGGTGGAGAGCGGGTAACCATAGAATATGACCGTGAAGACCAACCTCTGTGCTATCAGGATGAAGAGGGAAATCAGACCCGGCTGCGTTACAACGGGACCGGGATGGTTACCGAATGCCTGACGGCGGACGGCGAGCGCGTGGCTTATCACTATGACAGCGAAGACCAGCTAACGGCGGTGGTCAATGCCCTGGACCAGAGCTGGCAATTGCGGCGCGATGCCTTAGGGCGAGTCACCGAAGAGGTGGATTACTGGGGGCAGACAACCCGCTATCAGTGGGATTCCACCCAACATTTGCTGCGCCGCACCGACCCGTTAGGCCACTCACTCGATTATGGTTATGACCGTGCCGGTCGGCTGAAAGAGAAACGCAGCGGCGACCGGCTGTTAACCCAATATCGCTACGATCCCAGCGGTCAGATGACCGGCTGCGATAACGGCTGGCGTCAACTGGCATGGCGTTACGATGCCGCAGGCCGGATAGTCACCGAAGAGCAGGATGGTTTTATAATAAGGCATCACTATAACGGTAACGGACAGCCCGTTCTGCGGGAAAGCGACGCCGGGCATCGGGTGGCGTTTGGCTGGAATGATGCCGGGCAACTCTCTTCGATTACCCTCAATGATGACTCACCGGTAACGCTGACTTATGACCATGCGGGCAGACTGAATAAAGAGCAGTTGAGCGCCGAAGTGGCGCGCCAGATAGAGTACGACAGTGACGGTCGGCTGACCGCATGGCAAACGCTACAGGGTGAATTACCGCTGTTTTCAACCGGCTATCGCTACGACCGACAGGGCAATATGACCCGGCGCAGCGATAGCCAGTGGGGGGACGATGGCTATCACTATGATGCGGTCGGGCGGCTGCTGGCCCATACCGATCCACAGGTGCATATCCATCGCTTTATCCAGGATGCAACCGGCAACCGGCTGACGCACAAAGTCCATGCATCGCCGGAAGACTGGTATCGCGAAGGAGATTATAACGATACGCACTATCTCTTTGACAGAGCAGGTAATTTACGTCAGCGCCGATATACTGACGGCAGTCGCCAGGAGTTTATCTGGGACGAAAGCCAGCAACTGATTGCCGTACGTCAAGGTGACAACGTCACGCACTATGCTTACGATGGCCTGGGGCGGCGGGTGTGCAAGCAAACGGCCCAGGAAACCCGCTGGTTTTACTGGCAGGGGGATGCATTACAGGCGGAAGTCAGCGCACCGGGCGGCCCACCGCTGCAACCGCTGGCGCTGTATGATGTCGCAGGTCGTCTGAAACGCCAGAAGGCCCAGGCGGCGCTCTTTAACAATCTACGGGAATATGTCTACTACCCGGGCAGTTTCTATCCGTTTGCACTGCTAACCCAGCAGGAAGGCGAGCGCAACAGCTATCACTATCACTGTGACCCGAACGGCATGCCGCTGAGGCTGACCGCAGGCAATGGCGAAATCGTCTGGTCGCAACGCTGTGGGGTTTGGGGCGAGCCGGGAGAGGTTTACGCCAGTCAGATCGACAATCCGCTACGCTTTCAGGGCCAGTACTTCGATGCCGAAACCGGGCTGCACTATAATCGCTACCGCTATTACTGCCCGCAGACTGGCAATTATATTAGTCAGGATCCCATCGGGCTGTTGGGTGGAATAAACACCTATCAGTATGGCGTTAATGCATTAAGTTATATTGACCCCTTTGGTTTAGACGGCGTTCCTTCCGCGAAAACGCATGCGAAAGAATATGCAAGAAAGCTAATGACAGAGTTAAGGCAGAAAAAGAGAAGCGAAAAAAGTATTCCTGTTGTGGTAACGGCTGTGGTTGACCGGCGTACCGGGAGAATTTTCTTTGGTGAATCCGGTGTCCGGCCTGATATTTCCAACCCTGTATTACTGGATGCCATGCCCAAAGATTCGCTAATACCAAATGGACGGCCCGTAAATCATTGCGGAGAGCCTGATGCGCTTAACAAAGCATTATCGGAGCGTGGCGCAAGGATGCAAGACATGGACGTTCACTCTGTTGAAACCAGAACGGGGAAAACGAAAAAACCGTGTAAAAACTGTGCAGTAACAACTGCCGGAACATTTCATAGATAA
- a CDS encoding LysR family transcriptional regulator gives MELRQLSYFVSVIEAGSFSGAARRLEVGVSALSQQISRLENELSVRLLQRTSQGIQPTAAGMAFFAQAQLTLRHADEAVRAASQARLAGQVSVGMAPSTASVLGLPFIEAMSERYASVRLHIVESLSGNLAHMLAARRLDLAVLFQQGQPETWSAIPILEEQLFVIGPPSLLGAETGDQISVTALAAVPLILPSAGHGLRALVDRLFASHHLALTPHLEIDGLALLMAAVRHGAGVTIQPGAAVSSLGESDLRVLRLRPPAPGRINALVSLCDDELAPAALAARVVLTSVMSELVSRGRWPGASLYKL, from the coding sequence GTGGAGCTACGTCAGTTAAGCTATTTTGTCAGCGTCATAGAGGCAGGCAGTTTTTCCGGCGCCGCGCGGCGGCTGGAGGTAGGGGTATCAGCCCTCAGCCAGCAGATAAGCCGACTGGAAAATGAACTCTCGGTACGCCTGTTGCAGCGTACCTCACAAGGAATACAGCCCACGGCGGCAGGGATGGCCTTTTTCGCCCAGGCCCAACTGACGCTGCGCCATGCCGATGAAGCGGTGAGGGCGGCCAGCCAGGCCCGGCTGGCGGGGCAGGTTAGCGTCGGGATGGCACCGAGTACCGCATCGGTGCTGGGGCTGCCCTTTATCGAAGCGATGAGTGAACGCTACGCCAGCGTGCGTCTGCACATCGTGGAAAGTCTTTCCGGTAATCTGGCGCATATGCTGGCGGCGCGCAGGCTCGATCTGGCGGTGCTGTTCCAGCAGGGGCAGCCTGAAACCTGGAGCGCCATTCCCATTCTGGAAGAGCAACTGTTTGTGATTGGTCCGCCGTCATTACTGGGGGCCGAGACCGGCGACCAAATCAGCGTGACGGCTCTCGCCGCGGTGCCGCTGATCCTTCCCAGTGCGGGGCACGGGCTGCGCGCCCTGGTGGATCGACTGTTTGCCAGTCACCATCTTGCCCTGACGCCACACCTTGAGATCGACGGCCTGGCGCTGTTGATGGCGGCAGTGCGTCACGGTGCCGGGGTAACCATCCAGCCCGGTGCCGCCGTTTCGTCACTGGGCGAATCCGATCTCCGGGTGCTGCGACTGCGTCCCCCCGCGCCGGGGCGCATTAACGCTCTGGTCAGCCTTTGCGATGACGAACTGGCACCGGCGGCGCTGGCGGCCCGGGTGGTACTCACCAGCGTGATGAGCGAGCTGGTCAGTCGTGGCCGCTGGCCGGGCGCCAGCCTTTACAAATTGTAA
- the tcuB gene encoding tricarballylate utilization 4Fe-4S protein TcuB, with protein MQQLNSLINEARQLTRPHEEEAKRVMQVCNACRYCEGFCAVFPAMTRRLSFSDADIHYLANLCHNCGACLHACQYAPPHEFAITVPQTLAKVRLETWQRYAWPARFGALYRHAGVTSALALTLSLSLFLLLAVALRGGLWHPPLAGDFYQIFPHNLLAILFGGVFGFGLLALIVGVIRFWRGVSGGTPRPPAALEAARHALTLTYLDGGHGEGCNDEDDRYTLRRRRFHHFTFYGFMLCFAATVVATGYHYLLGQPAPYPLLSLPVILGTLGGIGLIIGPAGLLWLNLRRAPLHGDEQQKPLDRAFCLLLLLTSITGLALLAGRDGPLMGALLAVHLGVVMALFLTLPYGKFAHGFYRCAALLKDAIEKRRGK; from the coding sequence ATGCAACAGCTTAATTCCCTGATTAACGAAGCCCGCCAGTTGACCCGACCGCATGAAGAAGAGGCCAAACGGGTGATGCAGGTCTGTAATGCCTGCCGCTACTGCGAAGGATTTTGCGCGGTGTTTCCGGCCATGACCCGGCGTCTGAGCTTTAGCGATGCCGATATCCACTATCTGGCGAATTTGTGCCACAACTGCGGCGCCTGTCTGCATGCCTGCCAGTATGCGCCGCCCCACGAATTCGCCATTACGGTGCCCCAGACGCTGGCGAAAGTGCGTCTGGAAACCTGGCAGCGTTACGCATGGCCCGCCCGGTTTGGCGCGCTGTATCGCCATGCCGGAGTGACCAGCGCGCTGGCGCTGACCCTGAGTCTTAGCCTGTTTCTGCTGCTGGCGGTAGCGCTGCGTGGCGGCCTGTGGCATCCGCCGCTGGCGGGGGATTTTTACCAGATCTTCCCCCATAATCTGCTGGCGATACTGTTTGGCGGCGTGTTTGGTTTTGGTCTGCTGGCGCTAATCGTGGGCGTGATCCGCTTCTGGCGCGGCGTTTCCGGCGGTACGCCCAGACCCCCGGCGGCGCTGGAAGCAGCCCGCCACGCGCTGACGCTCACTTACCTGGACGGCGGCCACGGCGAAGGATGTAATGACGAGGACGATCGCTACACGCTGCGCCGCCGTCGCTTCCACCATTTTACCTTCTACGGTTTTATGCTGTGCTTCGCCGCGACGGTGGTGGCCACCGGCTATCACTATCTGCTGGGGCAGCCTGCGCCTTATCCGCTGCTGAGTCTGCCGGTGATTCTGGGCACTCTGGGGGGGATTGGCCTTATCATCGGCCCGGCGGGGCTATTGTGGCTTAACCTGCGGCGGGCGCCGCTGCACGGCGATGAGCAGCAGAAACCGCTGGATCGCGCATTCTGTCTGCTGCTGCTGTTAACCAGCATCACCGGACTGGCGCTGCTGGCAGGCAGGGATGGGCCGCTGATGGGGGCGCTGCTGGCGGTGCATCTCGGGGTGGTGATGGCGCTGTTTCTGACGCTGCCTTACGGCAAGTTCGCCCACGGGTTTTATCGCTGTGCCGCGCTGCTTAAGGATGCTATCGAGAAGCGCCGCGGTAAGTGA